The proteins below come from a single Garra rufa chromosome 25, GarRuf1.0, whole genome shotgun sequence genomic window:
- the LOC141301391 gene encoding interferon-induced GTP-binding protein Mx3-like, translated as MKGEVHSHLEESIRPYIDLIDTLRSLGIHKHLALPTIVVIGDQSSGKSSVLEALSGIALPRGAGIVTRCPLELRLKKVTGGVKWKAVLSYRKKRIEFVDSSLFANPTEVEERVKAAQNELAGKGVGICNELITLEVMSPDVCDLTLIDLPGIARVPVKGQPQDIGNQIKHLIMKFIQNEETINMVVVPCNTDIATTEALEMAQEVDPEGKRTLAILTKPDLIDKGTEKQILDIVHNKVIPLRKGYIMVKCRGQQQINDEIPLEEAAQMERDFFQNHDYFRGLLTENRATIQGLAIKLTQNLVDHIQKSLPQLDEQVKKKLWDVKSELNECEEGPPQDPKGAKQFLIMILKKFNDKINSLSSGELIIKENLFVQLREQFKKWNDHLVDTKPSFENIKELSQNFRGRELLGFSNYRVFETVLQLHVATLKKPAIDLLRTIKGIILEQFNDVSNQSFQNYPVLLDITTKKIINIQASQQAKAQERISEQFEMENMIYIQDPIYLKMLNKINHETFSEDQLPIFDKKTKYSEMLQAYYEIVVQRMADQLPMMMILFMLKQSAQLLSTDMLSLLDRANVSELLFDNSDVAKKRKDLQVCLKRWTDAQEALSGFI; from the exons ATGAAGGGAGAGGTTCACAGTCATTTAGAGGAGAGCATTCGTCCATACATTGATCTGATTGACACTCTGCGGTCACTTGGCATTCACAAGCACTTGGCTTTGCCAACTATTGTAGTGATTGGAGACCAGAGTTCTGGAAAAAGCTCTGTGTTAGAAGCACTGTCTGGAATTGCGTTACCAAGAGGGGCCG GAATTGTTACCAGATGTCCACTAGAGTTGAGGCTAAAGAAGGTAACAGGTGGAGTCAAGTGGAAGGCTGTTCTGTCTTACCGTAAGAAGAGAATTGAATTTGTGGATTCCTCATTATTTGCAA accCTACAGAAGTTGAAGAACGCGTAAAGGCAG CCCAGAATGAACTGGCAGGAAAAGGGGTAGGGATATGTAATGAGCTCATCACTTTAGAGGTCATGTCACCAGATGTGTGTGACCTCACACTGATCGATCTACCTGGAATTGCCAGAGTGCCAGTGAAAGGACAACCACAAGATATTGGAAACCAG ATAAAACATCTAATCATGAAATTTATTCAAAATGAAGAGACTATAAACATGGTTGTGGTCCCTTGTAACACTGACATTGCAACAACAGAAGCATTAGAAATGGCACAAGAAGTAGATCCTGAGGGCAAAAGAACTCTTG CCATTTTGACCAAACCAGACCTCATAGACAAGGGAACAGAGAAGCAAATTCTGGACATTGTCCACAACAAAGTGATTCCGCTCCGCAAAGGTTACATCATGGTGAAGTGTAGAGGACAACAGCAGATCAATGATGAAATTCCTCTGGAGGAGGCAGCACAAATGGAAAGAGATTTCTTCCAAAACCATGACTATTTCAG agGCCTCTTGACTGAGAATCGAGCAACTATTCAAGGTCTTGCCATCAAACTGACTCAGAATCTCGTTGATCATATCCAA AAATCCCTACCACAGCTCGATGAGCAAGTTAAAAAAAAGTTGTGGGATGTGAAGAGTGAGCTTAATGAGTGCGAGGAAGGACCTCCACAGGACCCTAAGGGAGCTAAACAATTCCTCATTATG ATCTTAAAAAAATTCAATGATAAAATCAACTCCTTATCATCAGGAGAGCTCATCATTAAGGAAAATTTGTTTGTCCAACTTCGGGAGCAATTCAAGAAGTGGAACGATCATCTTGTTGATACAAAGCCATCCT TTGAGAATATTAAAGAGCTTAGCCAGAATTTCAGAGGAAGGGAACTGCTCGGCTTCAGCAACTACAGAGTTTTTGAGACAGTTCTACAGCTCCATGTTGCCACACTTAAGAAACCAGCTATTGACTTGCTCAGAACCATAAAAG GAATCATCCTTGAGCAATTCAATGACGTGTCTAATCAAAGTTTCCAGAACTACCCTGTTCTTCTAGATATCACTACG AAAAAAATAATCAACATTCAGGCAAGTCAGCAAGCCAAGGCACAGGAGAGGATCTCTGAGCAGTTTGAAATGGAAAACATGATCTACATTCAAGATCCCATCTACCTCAAGATGTTAAATAAGATCAACCATGAGACGTTTTCAGAAGATCAGTTACCTATCTTTGACAAAAAAACCAAGTACAGTGAAATGCTGCAGGCGTATTATGAG ATTGTGGTGCAGAGGATGGCTGACCAACTTCCCATGATGATGATTCTTTTTATGCTGAAGCAATCTGCTCAGCTCCTGTCTACTGACATGTTGAGTTTACTGGACAGGGCAAATGTGAGCGAGCTTCTGTTTGATAACTCTGATGTTGCTAAAAAACGCAAAGACCTACAAGTTTGCCTAAAACGTTGGACTGATGCTCAGGAAGCACTTAGTGGTTTTATTTGA